TCTGACATCCTGATTTTCCTCAAGTAGTGAATTCCCTCAAGAGAAACTTCCacatatatgaaaatatattgGAAGTTCACAGGTTAGAGAAAAGAAACCTTTTACCATCTCTGTATATACACGTAGAAAATATATATAcgtatcatggaatcatagaatcatagagtggattgggttggaagggaccttaaagatcatctagttccacccccctgccatgggcagggaacAAACAGGTATATGTGTTTGTGGTATGCGTTGCATAGTGGATTCAGATGGTCAATGAAGACCTGGGGAAGGTCAGCAGGAATTGATGCAATGTTTCATTTTAGGTCTTTCTGTGAGAGAGATAGTGCACGTTCTGTGCATCTAACAAATGACATCCCCTGAGTAGGCAACAGCCAAGAGGCGTGTGTGACAGGGAGGGGGCCTGCCATTTTCAGGTCATGAGACCTCTGCATTCTGGCAGGGGACACTGGCTGAGATGAATTAAGTTAAATTAGAATAAGTAAAGTCTGGGTGCTTGGTGGAAAGCCCAAGCTGAGTTCCAAACTtacaatgatttttcttttttggtcagGAAAAATAATAGGTCTTACGTGCTTTAAGTGAAGTTTTGCAACGTTTTGAACGTTGTGTTTCACATATGGTTGATCTATATATTATGAGTAAGAGCAATGACAAACATGGCTTTAACAGCAGAAGTTAAAGGTATGTTGGAGATGTTTTGGTTGCAGCTTTCTCACCAGAAAAGGGGAACTTGAAGTGCGGTAAACAAATCCATATTCCACTAGGAAAACGCTCCTAGAAGCAATTGATATTTTGGCTTGTGGGCTTAGAAGTTTAAAATACATTCAAAGCATGATTTTTCCCCAGATGTACTTACTGTGTTTTACTCTGTCTTCGGGTACTGTCATGTACTGTGTGTCACTTGGCTATTCTAGAACATGGTAGACATTAACCTTGCACAGATGGTTGCGGGTAGCTTTCATTTACctataagtaatttttttttttacacagcatGCATAAAATCTGTCGAAAACTCCCTTTGTGGGGAAAATCAGTTTGCAGTTTTGTCTGCTGATCTGAATCTAAGCACGTCATAAGCAAGACGAGCCTGGCAGTGCTTAACATATAACTCTGCCTCTAACCACCGCCTTGGCTGGTGCGGCCTGAGGTACGTACGTCATGGGGGAAATTCGTCTCGCCGGCTGCATCTGTCATTCCTGTACTGTCCTGGCATCTGACTCTGTTTCTGATGTTTCCAAGTTAGAGATGGTGAAGAGGCGTTGCTGGGAGGCGCAGGGGTGTCCCAGGCAGGGCAACGTTTTGAAGGCCAGCAGGagttagatcacagaatcacagaatgttcggggttggaaggcacctctgtgggtcatctagtccaacctccctgccgaagcagggtcacctacagcaggctgcaacaggaccttgtccaggcgggtcttgaatatctccagaggagactccacagcctccctgggcagcctgttccagggctccgtcaccctcagagtgaagaagttcttcctcatcctgACCTCTGACTAGAACTTCTATGACCTACTACAACACAAATAGTATTTATAATTCTTATTTTTCATCTCTCTGTGCTTAAGTATCCCACCTTCAGTTCATCTCTTCAAAGAAGTCAAATAGCATTCCTAATTataccagcacagcaccacttaAGACCTTGGTGgtaaaagagaataaaacatGGCAGTGTAGCCTCTAACTTGGATACACTTTCTTACTGAGCCAGTGTTTGCTTCCCCGTCTCTTCTGGTGACCATGACTTGCTGCTTCTCCCGCTTCTGAAAGAGTGTGCTACCAGCTGGGACAGACACTCTCAAGTACCCAGTTCCAACAGATGTTCCCGTACTGTTTGCCCCAGAACCGCAGGCTTGCACATACGGTGCAGGCTGGGCTCAAAGGCTTTCGGTTTGGATCTGCAAAGATCTGGGTAGTCGGTAGGTGAGCACACCGTGCAAACGGCATTCCAGCAGCTGACACCAGATTTCGTTAATGCTCAGCTCCTTCTGTTGTGCTCAGCGAAATACGACTTTTAACTTTTGCCCGGTCTGTCATGAAAACGGAGGAGAGCAAGTCACACATTCAAACAGAGTTGACAGCCTGCTATTTAAATGCCAAAACAAGCCTTTACCGAATCTTAAGTGGAATGAAATACTCACTTTATATATAAAAGTAGATTTTGAACCACAACTTACTTTGCTTATCGTTGTTCCTCAAAATAAAAGATCCACCCAAGTTTTCTCTCAAACGTattcctgtttttaaaatgtgcttatcTGACATTCTTGCTGTCACTATAACAACAAAACCTCAAATATTGCATTGGTTCAATACTAAAAAAGGGTGATCCAagcaaaaaaacagcattttcccAAAGTCTAAATCAGTAATTTTTACTCTATTGAAATCAATGGCACTATTCAAGATTAACCACGTACTTGCTGAATTACCCATATAAACATTATAATAAAAGGCCATTGATTTGACATTAACTTggtatggtttaaaaaaaatatttgaaaaatgcaACATTAAGTGAGAAGACGGCTTTTTGTAGTGAATAGCTTTAAAAAACATATACTCCAGAAATAAAAAGTGGCGAACCGTGTTACTGCCATTGCTGACTGGGGATTGTGGTGAAGACTGGAGCTATGAATACTGAGGCATTGTTTAATTCTACTTATTTAAAatgcttctccttccctttgtTTCATTTCCCCTTATAGAGGTAGAAAAATGACAGGAATGCCTACGTGTGTCTTGTGTATGTGTTTCTTCAGGGCTGGGGATTTATGTGTAgaattatttccatttcagtAGGAATATGTAGATCATGAGCTTAAAATTAGCTTGTGATTTGTACCGTTTTCTAAAACATCGTCTCATCATTGCTGGTTTGCCACACTAGAAGATAGTACTGGGGAGTTTGTGATTGGGGTGCATCGTGTACCCCAAGCATCGCTGGCTGTGTCCCAACTGTTGAGGGTGAGACCAAGAGCGTGAGGGTGATTTGGTTTTTGCCAGTGCATTCTTCATGCAAATGTGTACCTTTCAGTGTTAACTCAGAAAGCGCTGCGCCTGACCACAGCAGAATGTACCACAGGAGAACCGAGAGCTAATCCTATGCTGCATTGCCAGAAGTTAAGTTTAGAAACGCAAAAAAAGGTAGGACGTTACGGCAAACATTCATTGCCAGCAGACTGGAATCAAAATTGCTCTGGTGCAGCAGATCCACAGGAGTCTTACGAGCAACCTAGCCCCCTTTTACGCTGTGCTTGGCAGCGCTACACCAGACCTAAATGAGGCATGAACCTGGTGCTGGATTTCCAGGCGCACCCTGTTTCCCTGCCTGTGCACTGAGCAATCTGAGCGCAGGCTTAACGGCCCAGAGAGTCTTTCTGCAGgatctacagctaaaaataatGCTGTGGTCCCGTAGCATGGAGCGCTGAGCACCAGTTGAAGATTTCTCCTCTGCATGCACCAACCAGTACGGTGTGTTGTACGAGGACGCTTTCTCTTCTTTGGTGTGCTTCTGTGGGCACAACCGCCCACATCACAGCAGATACTGGGAGCACATTATTaaacatttcagtttttcttattttgttgcCAGGTGGATACAGCACAAAACACAACTCTCTCTCCAGAAGCTGAGGCAGATTTTTATCTGGTGTGAATGCGCCAAGGCACTTGTAGTTTTGATCCCGGTAGTAAGTTGAGGAACACATGGGCACGCCTGGAGCTTTCTGAGTGGGGTGGCCTGTGCTGTTGTAAGCACGGTCCGAGAGATCAGCCTGACAACTGAGGGTGAATGGCTAATATTCAGACACAGAGCAATCCCAGAGACTGATCTGCTGGTATCATGCCTAGATGCCTAACAGACTGACGTATCTAATTTCAGTGTGTTTCTGTTTTGGGAAGATCCCAAGTCAGATGTTAACATCTGCAGGCGTAGTACACCTTATTGATATACATGTAAAATTTAGTAGTCTTTAAAGCAATAATTGCAAATATTGAGCCCAACAGCATTGTCGTCGTATTTTTGAGGTATGTTGTCATACCTGTAATCCAGTTACAATACAGACATGTAGGGTCTGTGTGACAGGAGGTAAAGAAGGTGTTGCAATGGGTACAGCGTGCACTTATACCAATACATCCCATCCTGTATCGCTTTTCATGTGTTCATCTTAATCCAGGTACCACACCTGCATGTAGCCTTCATGCTTGCTTGCCCTTTGAACCTGTGCTTGGAGGTGTGAAATGAAGCCAGGCTGCGCTTGGGTGGCTGGGACTTCACTCATTTTGCAAATGAGGATGCATTGAAGACTGCTCAACTGTCTACATCCCTCAGTGCCCTTGCCGCAGTTCTCCTGAGATGAACACTGCTGCCTGGAAGCACAGCTGATCATAAGATGTCCATAGAGGATGTTAGTGTCCCGTAGGATTTTACTCTACACTGTGACCCGGCTCCCCAAAAATACTCGGGCAAGTGTAGGAAAAGCAAATAGGATTTGCAGtgctttttcttatttcagcagAAATGTTTGGGACAGGCAAGTCTGCGCGCGGCGCCATGTCCGATGATACGCACCCTGTGAGGTCTGACATTCACGCAGCAAACCTGTAGCATTGCGGCGCCGTTTGTGGACCACAAAGGTAGATACCGGTTAGAGTAACCCACAGCTTGTTGCAGCAGCGTGCTGATGGTGATTTAACTGCTCGGCTCCACCCATGCCACTAAATGGTGATAAACTCACAACTGTCATGTAAGTTAGGCTTGGTGCTAATTCTGTCTGCGTGCTGAAGGGTCTCAGTTAGCTGCAGTATTTTATTGTTTTAGTGAGAACAGAGTATGAAGCCAGATGTTTGCTTCAGCTGGATGCAAATTCTCATGGTCTGCCTGCATGTTCAGTAGCGCTTTGAACCAGCTATATGTTCTGAGTTAAAATTGCGCCTGCTGGGAGAGGCTGCATGAGGCAAGTCGCGTATTTAGTCAACAGCTGGTTGGTTGCAACTCCTGCGACAACGGGAGTCTGGATTAGCAGTTTCACTTGGCTTTTCAGAAGATGGGAGCTGATGAGCTCACTGATCTAGCTGGAAAAAATAAGTCAGCGGGGGGAAATTATCTCAGCCTCTTTGTTGACATTACTGTGGAAAGCAGTCCCAGAGTTGAGCTGTGTACattgttatttttaatactgTCAGCTAGGAAAATTCATTGCACCTTCATTATATCATATGTTATTACAGGTATCGTTTTGGAAAGGGCAATTCCTGGGGTATGATTCTGATGTCCCATATACTAATTTTGCACAAGTGCAGTTCTTGAGACCTTGCCTGCATTGGCAGCAAGCTGGGATATGAATTTATAGCATCCTAGCTATTTCATGTTAATTCATCTGGTGTTTGTCTCTGCGGATGATATTTTACTCCACTTTGAATGTGAATCAAGCTGCCCATCGCAGATTTCCACAAAGAAAGCTGGTGCAACATAGCTGGTCCTCTGTAAATTCACACACTTTTTCATAGCACACTAAATTCCTCTTGCAGGCAAGTGCTCCTGTTCACTGGGACGATTTCAGGCTTAAATCAACCTAAGTGAGACAGCATTCATCCAGCTGAACGGATAGTGTTACAAGGGTGCAGCCATTACAATACAAGCAAAAGCCTTAAATCAAAATCCGGACTTAACCTCAGTAACTCTGTCAGAGCAGGTTTTTGCCTACTCAGTTTACAAAGCTCCCATACCTCCTACCATGGTTCATTCCCAATTTCAGCCGGTCGTTTGTGCCATCAGTGTCAGGAAAAGATTTCAGACAAAAAAGTAACACAAAAAATGTTACTGGTGTTTCTAGTCCTGTCCATTCCTTTAGTCCAATTTAGACTAGAAACAAGTGAATTAGTAGCCATAAGGAAGCAGCCAACTTTGGTAGGGAAGGGGAAGCCATGCCAGAGAAGGGGGAAGCGCCTCTTAACTCAGCTTTGCTGCTAGAGCAGTCTGCTCCCTTAGGAAGACAGTTTGGTGCTTTATTAGTCTTAATTCTGGCAGTTAATGGGCAACATACGTACTGGTGCAGCATTCCACCTCACTGAGATGGAGATCAATCATTATTAGCGTTTTGTGTGCCACTGCATTAAAATGGGATGAATAAAATTAATTACCCCTGAAACGCGACCTTCCACACAGAAGGCTGGAATTTCACAACCTGTGAGTGAGACTTTATTCGGAGAGGTTGTACTCGCGTATCAAATGCGTGCACACACAGCcttcaaaacaataaacaaaaaaatgagaGCCACAGCGTACTGTTATTTTCTACTTTAATGGTTGGGTAAAACTGCAAGAGGAACCAAAGCCTTGTTCTCAGTCATTCCCCTTGCTTTCTCTTGCAGAAGAATTCTGTTTGAATACCCAGACCTCATTTTATCACGAGAAGACTGACACTTCACATGATTTTAGTGCAAAATTGAACATATCCCTTAATCTTTAAACAATAAAAGCAGGCAGAGGCCTTTGTTTTAGAGAAGCAATTAGGCCAAGCGAACAGAGAGCTGGTCTGTGACTCCGGCGACCGGGAGGTCACTGCGCTGCCCTCCCACAGGCTCTGGGGCTGCTTTAAATCCTTTCATCCCTCTCTGCTTCAGTCCTGCCATttgccaggcaggagcagagccggCTTGAAGTCTAGGCTGCCAGTGCCCGTTCATAAAGGCCTCTGGCTTGAACAACACCTTAGCAGGGGAAAGGATGCATTTCTTTTCCAAGATTTTAAAATGATACTAAAAAGAACAGTTTAAGTGCCTGCACATGAGTAGTGTTTGAAATGAGGTAAAGAGTTTGATAAttttaagcaacagaaaattTTGCCTTACTTTTCACGACTTCCTAcgagtcctttttttctttcgtGCATGCTCTGCATTGGTTTTACAAAGTATGTGTAATTGCAAGACTTGATCCTGAAGGAGGCAAATGAAATTTTTTGTAGCATTTTCAGGCTACTCATAAAAGTGCTGCATTTAAGCTAGGAAtaatttgttgtttttattgCTGGTGTTGTTATTAGCTTCCAAAATTAAGGATAGCCCACCTCAGCCTGTATAAAATTTAAGCTCCTCAGAAATAACAGTGACtatcatcttcattttctttggcTACAGAAGCCAGAATTTCTGTCCTCAGTCATCCAAGACATGTGTTAGGAGTATCTCCTACAACGCAAAGCAGTGGaagaaggaaataaggaaaaaaatattttggtccCCATTTTGTCCGATAATGTTCTACTTTTTGTCTAAGATTTTCCTTTGCCCATTCAGAACCTCTTTTCCCTAAAAAAGTCCCATCTTTCTATGTACTCCTTCTTCTTAGCTCGTGGTTGTACCGTCTGACTGTAGGGCATGACCAGTGAATCATAATAGCAAATGTCAACAGGAAAAGCTCTCCAATAGCCCATTAGCTGTTTGAGTTCATATTTAGTATTTACTGAATGACTGTGAATAATGAACAAATTGCTCTAATCATTACAAATTTGTGGCTAAATCTGTAGTAAAAAGGGAAAATCATTAAAGCAATTACAGAATTTATCTGCAAGGAAAAATTTGCCTTCTTGTTAATATTATATAGGGAAGACATAGCAAGAGAAATAGAGGTAATCAGTGCAAATCAGTTAGGGATGCAAAAAAATGGAAACTCTGAAATGACAATATAGTGAAAGAAATTCTCACAAAATGCTTCCATGGAGCTGTCTGCCCTAATCTCTGTGGGTTAGATTTACACAAGCATCAGCAACTTAGACGATGTTGGAGATTGTCACCCCAAGTTGTGCTTGCAGTCGGGATTTAGAGGAGTAAATTAGGTTAGGTAAATCCCATTCTAGCTAAATAAGGCTAATCTTCAGACTGCCATGCCTAATTTGTGCGTGAGTTTGGGCATAATCTTTTTCTCAGAGGATTCTGGATCAGGTCAGTAGTGCCACTGGTGCGAAAACTATGGAAGTTTGTCATTTAGGCTTGTCTTCCTAAAGGTAAAGGAGAGTTTTATAGCTATTATACAAATGGACAGAGGAATCACATATTGTAGAATTGAAGGAAAACACCAATTCCTAGCACAGAGATTGTGTAGCAAACAACAAAAGGAAGCTATCCTAAAATGGAAGAGTATCCAAGTGGTTTTCTGCCGGCTTTGTGGAGCGCATGCGGTGACGCCTCTTCGTGCATTTACTTGAGCCGTGCTTTAAATCAGATTCCATTTTTGGGCAGTCTCAAAGGTTATGTAAGAGTAAattgtgtttttgtgttttctaCTCAAAGAAAATATGTGGTGTTAGGAGTCATGTTGTCAGACATTATCCGAAATCTCATACTTGTTAAAAAGTTGTGCTCAGCATCATATTTAATTAGCTCTAAATTCATTGCAAAGTCAAAGGCTTTCCAAATTAATGCAGCTATTTGAGTATTTTTAGGCAAGAGTCTATTAACAGTGAAATGTTTTTTACAGAAACATGCTATAGCTAAAGCTCACGATGGAAGTAATTTGTAATATTCAATGACCTCATTTTATACTGTTTTGCTCACTCAAAGCTAATGCATATGATGCCACGTGAAGTTCTCAGACGAGCCCGTCTGGAGGACTTATGGGAGCCATAAATGGATTAAACCTCTCACTCTCTGCTTTGGCAAGTGATCAGTTACATTTAAATAAAGGTCAGTCTGTCTTTACAAAGAACACACTGAAAGCAAGCTTAATAGCTTTCCCTACTGAGCCTAGAACATAACTATTTGAAGCGTAATTAGCAACGGGGTGCCAGTCAGTGATTGTGCTTTTTGCTTGATTTTACGTCTGGGGAGTTCCAGTATTCCCCATTAGCTTTAAGAGGGGGCACGGTGCTAGTTATCAAACTGACAGTCTTGACCTGGCCTCTGAAAGCAGCTGTAAAACATTGTTTGGGAGAATTAAGATGAATGCCAAATGCCATACCAAAACCAGGAACGTAATATTGCTACAAGCTGGACAGTCGTGATCCACGCCGTGACTCCAAATAACAATGTAGGTAAGGTATCTGATACACATGAGAGCATGGACTTTGTTACTCTAAATGCCAAGTGTCCGTGATAAGGACCAGCTGTCCTATTATCTCATCTCACCAGCTCTGTATTTTGAATTCTTTATAAAATACCCCATACATATTCTTTTCAGCATTAACAGAGTGATCAGCTCTGCCATCTGTTAAAATGTAGATAGGATATTCCTTGCAGGAAGGGTGGAGTGGATCAACTACAGCTGCCCCTACAGAGAAAGGTACTGACCGCAAAAGGGTTATTTTGTCAAGTTAATTAAATAGCCTACATGAGGCATTGAAGAATAatgtgatcatagaatcatagagtggtttgcaTTGGGAGGGAGCTTAAAGATCGTGTAGTTCCACCCCCTCTAatatattttctagttttctggTTCTTCAGAATACCTcatttgtttggggattttttgacTGATATTCATAGCCCTTGTGGCAAAAGTGATAATCATCTAAAGGTGGAGAGAACAGAGCCGATACAGCAATTTTGGTGCTTTGCAGCCAGCCTGAAATTTAACAAAGATCTCTGAATTACCTTGACCAGCCTAACTGGAGCATCGGCTTCAAAAATCCAGTGATTGCACTTCAGTGTCATCAGCAACTAATTCAGCACTGATCGTTTTATGCACTGTTACCAGGGAATGGGTAAGAGCAAAACACTGCGGACTGGCTTTTGGGAATTTCTAGAGGTAATGCAAGAGCAGACCAGAGATGTTAACAGGGAACAGCaaaaacagcaaaagaataaGAAGGAGGGGtaaagaaaaggcagcagagaGATGGAAAGGTTCTAGTAAGTCCTAGTAAGTAACAATGAACATGATACAAATTATTATGAGAAAATATTGAAGTCTTACATTTTAGGTATGATATAAAGACTAGATCCTTATTTTCATCTCTGTAAAACACCAGCCTACTTTTATCTCAGCCACTCTCATCTGATAGCTGGTTGACGGCTGTGTTCCCAATTCAGGTCAGCTGTGAGAGAGCAGAGGTCTGTGTCCTCCAAAGGCACCGTGGTTGTCAGTCACAAAACAGAAACCGTAAGAGGAGGAGGACCAACCAGGGATTAAGATGAAACTATGCACTTCTCCCAATTTACCTGCAGTTGGGGGTTAAACACAGGATTTTAGGTCTGCAGGCCTTTATCTCCTTTCGTGAATGCTACATCCATTTGAAGAGTTAATTAAATACATTACAAAATGTAGGCACTGCGAAGAAAAATAGAGCTGTATTTGGTTTTACAAGCCCTTGGACATATTAAAATAAGAAGACCAGTGCCTTAAGCAGTTACATATTGGTTCTACCATTCTGCATCTCTGaaatttatttgtgcttttttcGTTTGTTCCGTTTCtaggatttctttttcctgatggAAAATTTGTGTAGGACGTGGAGAGATCAGTGACTGATTTACTTGACAGTGTTCAGCTTATATGAAGGTTTCATTTTCTTACAGATGTTCTGCAAAGCAGCCCACCAATGCTCCTTTTCCAGCACAGGCACTTCAAGGTcgtatttctttgttttcaccGCAGGTCAGATCCCATCACCAGGAAAAACTAATTTCAAAGCATCTTCCATCACAGGCACTCTGAAATAATGAAACGAAATAGCcaaccagaaaaaaatcctttttgtttAACCCGTCAGCCCTGCACCAGCGATGCAGAACCCTCCTCAAGCTCTGGCAGTAAGGTTTGCTGGTCAGGTAGCGAATGCGCTCCGGTGGCTTAGACCGCCGTAATAATTTCTCTCATCTGCAGGACGTTTCCTTCAAGCATTGGTAATGGCTAGCTGTGTCTCCTTTGAGTCTTTTAGCATGTCCACGTTACGTTTTTCCGCATGTTGATTCGAGTACTTTAAACATTCGCTTTGTTCTCTATTGTAGGTCATGGGTTATATGGGACTTTTGAAATGTTGTCCTCCTGGAGAAAAACTAGAGAAGACCAACATGTTAAAGAGAGGACTGCAGCTGTATTTGCAGACTCCATGCTCTCGTTTTCTCTCACCACTGCCATGTACCTGGTCACTTTTGGAATAGGTGCCAGTCCCTTCACTAACATTGAAGCAGCCAGGATTTTCTGCTGCAATTCCTGTATTGCAATTTTCTTCAACTACCTCTATGTACTCTCCTTTTATGGTTCCAGCCTGGTGTTTACTGGCTACATAGAAAACAACTACCAGCATAGTATCTTCTGCAGAAAGGTACCAAAGCCAGAGGTATTGCAAGAGAAGCCTGCATGGTATAGGTTTCTGCTGACAGCCAAATTCAGTGAGGACACAGCGGATTCAGAGGAAACGAACACTTATGAGAGTCATCTTTTGGTGTGGTTCCTGAAACGCTATTATTGTGACTGGATAACAAACACTTACGTCAAGCCTTTTGTAGTTCTCTTTTACCTTGTTTATATTTCCTTTGCCTTAATGGGCTACCTGCAGGTCAGTGAAGGGTCAGACCTGAGCAACATCGTAGCGACCGCAACACGGACCATTGAGTATACAACTGCCCAGCAGAAGTATTTCAGTAACTACAGCCCAGTGATTGGGTTCTACATCTACGAGTCGATCGAGTACTGGAACACCAGTGTCCAGGAGGACGTGCTGGAGTATACCAAGGGCTTTGTGAGGATATCTTGGTTTGAAAGCTACTTAAATTACCTGAGGAAACTCAACATATCCACTGGATTGCCCAAGAAAAACTTCACTGATATGTTGAGGAACTCCTTCCTGAAGGCCCCTCAGTTTGCCCATTTTTCAGAGGATATCATCTTTTCCAAGAAGTACAACAACGAAGTCGATGTCGTGGCCTCCAGGATGTTCTTGGTGGCCAAGACAATGGAAACCAAGAGGGAAGAACTTTATGACCTCCTGGAGACCCTGAGGAAGCTCTCTCTCACCTCCAAGGTGAAATTCATCGTTTTCAATCCATCGTTTGTGTACATGGATCGTTATGCCTCTTCAGTGGGAGCCCCCTTACAAAACTCCTGCATTAGTGCTTTATTTCTGCTCTTCTTCTCTGCATTCCTGGTGGCAGACTCTCTGATCAACGTCTGGCTCACTCTAACTGTTGCCTCAGTTGAGTTTGGAGTTATAGGTTTTATGACCTTGTGGAAAGTGGAACTAGATTGTATTTCTGTGTTGTGCTTAATTTACGGAATTAATTATACAATTGACAACTGTGCTCCACTGTTATCAACCTTTGTCCTGGGCAAAGAGTTCACAAGAACTAAATGGGTGAAAAATGCCCTGGAAGTGCATGGGGTAGCTATTTTGCAGAGCTACCTCTGCTATATTGTTGGTCTGATTCCTCTTGCAGCTGTGCCTTCAAATCTGACCCGTACACTGTTCAGGTGCTTG
The window above is part of the Opisthocomus hoazin isolate bOpiHoa1 chromosome 1, bOpiHoa1.hap1, whole genome shotgun sequence genome. Proteins encoded here:
- the PTCHD1 gene encoding patched domain-containing protein 1, with the translated sequence MVLRGPWGSCGGPGAAVALLRALRTRMLRQVLHRGLGTSFSRLGHFVASHPVFFASAPVLISILLGASFSRYQVEESVEHLLAPTHSLAKIERNLVDSLFPVNRSKHRLYSDLQTPGRYGRVIITSFRKANMLDQHHTELILKLHSAVTRIQVQRPGFNYTFAHICILNNDKTCIVDDIVHVLEELKAARSSNRTNFAITYPITHLKDGREVYNGHQLGGVTVHSKDRVKSAEAIQLTYYLQAINSLNDMVAEKWESIFCDTVELFQKSNRKVKMYPFTSSSLKEDFQKTSRVSERYLITSLVLVVTLAILCCSMQDCVRSKPWLGLLGLLTVTLATLTAAGIINLTGGKYNSTFLGIPFVMLGHGLYGTFEMLSSWRKTREDQHVKERTAAVFADSMLSFSLTTAMYLVTFGIGASPFTNIEAARIFCCNSCIAIFFNYLYVLSFYGSSLVFTGYIENNYQHSIFCRKVPKPEVLQEKPAWYRFLLTAKFSEDTADSEETNTYESHLLVWFLKRYYCDWITNTYVKPFVVLFYLVYISFALMGYLQVSEGSDLSNIVATATRTIEYTTAQQKYFSNYSPVIGFYIYESIEYWNTSVQEDVLEYTKGFVRISWFESYLNYLRKLNISTGLPKKNFTDMLRNSFLKAPQFAHFSEDIIFSKKYNNEVDVVASRMFLVAKTMETKREELYDLLETLRKLSLTSKVKFIVFNPSFVYMDRYASSVGAPLQNSCISALFLLFFSAFLVADSLINVWLTLTVASVEFGVIGFMTLWKVELDCISVLCLIYGINYTIDNCAPLLSTFVLGKEFTRTKWVKNALEVHGVAILQSYLCYIVGLIPLAAVPSNLTRTLFRCLFLIALVTFFHCFAILPVILTFLPPSKKKRKEKKNPENREEIECVEMVDMDSTRVVDQITTV